One genomic window of Haliotis asinina isolate JCU_RB_2024 chromosome 4, JCU_Hal_asi_v2, whole genome shotgun sequence includes the following:
- the LOC137281500 gene encoding monocarboxylate transporter 12-like, with the protein MIVVTIKRKSTMNEEDGYRKWVVVIAAFFTQFIVCGITYSLGVFHVIFRDIFQKNHFDTSWVGSVLLYVTALSSVMLRFVASMWGCRVSVMIGGLLAATGLSLGLVVNELYQVYLTFGLLTGIGFGLACSPSIVAVERYFIHGRFQALSIVVGGVGAGIITFPIIIRHMLDMFAWRGTLLLLGGVSLNLCVCGALLKPLPGKKEVRLLPLLSCLPLRHPLFHGMCIANLFWSFGSTIIYMYLPSYAISQGTDFESSTFLVACVGMASFTSRMIFAFMGHNSTLDDVTSVLCPVGLGVVVTGICPLLFKDFTGQIGYTLLFGFYSGYWTTFLSQASRELLGPEYIAMGNGYLCFMIALGCLTGGPAAGLLIQQEMEYKYAFYLAGACLLWSSVIMVLFKIKRCVVANKPLTDHKVPLMEGEEDYKDTEKTPPAADDIVVHAVVTSV; encoded by the exons ATGATCGTCGTTACTATTAAGCGGAAGTCCACGATGAACGAGGAGGATGGCTACCGGAAGTGGGTCGTCGTCATTGCCGCCTTCTTTACACAGTTCATAGTGTGCGGTATCACGTATAGTCTCGGCGTCTTCCACGTCATCTTCAGGGACATCTTTCAGAAGAACCACTTCGATACGTCATGGGTTGGGTCGGTGCTGCTGTACGTCACCGCACTCTCCA GTGTGATGCTACGGTTTGTAGCCAGCATGTGGGGGTGCCGTGTCAGCGTTATGATCGGGGGGCTTCTTGCGGCTACAGGGCTGTCTCTAGGACTCGTCGTCAATGAGCTGTATCAAGTGTATCTCACTTTCGGACTGCTCACAG GTATTGGCTTCGGACTGGCGTGCTCTCCCTCTATAGTTGCCGTAGAGCGTTACTTCATCCATGGGCGATTCCAGGCGTTGAGCATCGTGGTTGGTGGTGTTGGGGCCGGCATCATCACCTTCCCCATCATCATCAGACACATGCTGGACATGTTTGCGTGGAGGGGAACTCTCCTCCTCCTCGGTGGGGTGTCGCTCAACCTGTGCGTGTGTGGTGCCCTGCTCAAGCCTCTACCCGGGAAGAAGGAGGTACGCCTCCTGCCCCTCCTATCGTGCCTCCCCCTCCGACACCCTCTGTTTCACGGCATGTGTATCGCCAACCTCTTCTGGAGCTTCGGCTCCACCATTATCTACATGTATTTGCCATCCTATGCAATATCGCAAGGAACGGATTTCGAGAGCTCCACGTTTCTTGTGGCATGTGTCGGCATGGCTAGCTTCACCAGCAGGATGATATTCGCATTTATGGGGCACAACAGCACGCTTGATGACGTGACGTCTGTGTTGTGCCCCGTAGGACTGGGAGTGGTTGTCACCGGCATCTGTCCACTATTGTTCAAAGACTTCACGGGTCAGATCGGATACACGTTATTATTCGGCTTCTACAGTGGATATTGGACAACATTCCTCTCTCAAGCATCCCGGGAGCTTCTCGGCCCGGAATATATTGCCATGGGCAACGGGTACCTGTGTTTCATGATAGCCTTGGGCTGTCTTACAGGAGGACCAGCGGCAG GTTTGCTGATTCAGCAGGAAATGGAATACAAGTATGCCTTCTACCTAGCAG GGGCGTGTCTGCTGTGGAGCTCCGTCATCATGGTGTTGTTTAAGATCAAGCGTTGCGTGGTGGCCAACAAGCCCCTCACTGACCACAAGGTGCCCCTCATGGAGGGCGAGGAGGACTACAAGGACACAGAGAAGACTCCCCCAGCGGCAGATGACATCGTTGT ACATGCTGTGGTAACCTCGGTATGA